From Caulobacter segnis, a single genomic window includes:
- a CDS encoding TonB-dependent receptor has protein sequence MMYKLTRGRLLATSMIVGVAALAGFAANAQTTAAPPAPQDNEVDAVVVTGSLLRRTDTATPSPVTVQTTEQLKAQGITTVSDAIRSLSADNSGSIPAAFGSGFAAGSTGVSLRGLSVNSTLVMIDGLRNANYPLADDGQKAFVDLNSIPFNAVERIETLKDGASSLYGADAIGGVVNIIMKSNYQGMSADASYGKSEHGGGDQYRFNGDVGYGDLDTDKYNVYFDVEYQLDKRIRGDQRGFPYNTNDLSSIPGGANNNPQTGGSTFYGNIKRATLGTPGNLATGVAIDDPTNVWQPLRTCGAGAPLTNQFDEDGLLMGSYCAQNIADFGDIQPKQSRVGTYGRFTIKPNDNFEAYLSGSFIQSKTSVNGTPVTISSSTPNNLSNLVLPVYICSAGVSCATAADRTLNPNNPFASTGDYALIKYRFSDLPATARYTNRMFRVVGGVKGDINDWNYQANVVIAHDTLESAQTGFLSYKQLMSDIQTGAYNFVDPSKNSQAVRNALSPVLAKTSTTDMDSVNVQASHALFSLPGGDAQLGIGGEFRYEATNDPALNPVNDAQGLGNARTEGNRTVASAFAEVGLPVTTQLEVNLSGRYDHYSDFGGNFSPKIGVKFTPIKTVALRGTISKGFRAPSFSEAGNSASQGFTTFSFKADQYAAFRDSHGNNEYTKAYSLSSITTANPDLKPEKSTSYTFGAVWAPTRAFSVSLDYYHIKKNDVIAQASAGTALAAYYSGQAIPAGYTVVADAIDPEHPTALARVLSVASPYINADSLVTSGLDLNVQATFYLPADVKWTSNLDATTIFDYKYTQDGTTYNYVGKEAPYVLSSGAGTPKNRLSWMNTFERGPIHVTGTMSYVSGMREEDDSYDSACLYGDSNFNCRIKSFTTVDLTGAYDVTKNATVYADVMNLFDTGPMFNPANYAGVNWNPTYSQSGIVGRYFRVGVRLKY, from the coding sequence ATGATGTACAAGCTTACCCGGGGCCGCCTGCTCGCGACCTCGATGATCGTGGGCGTGGCCGCGCTGGCCGGCTTCGCCGCGAACGCCCAGACGACCGCCGCCCCGCCCGCCCCCCAGGACAACGAGGTCGACGCCGTCGTGGTGACCGGCTCGCTGCTGCGCCGCACCGACACCGCCACCCCCTCGCCGGTCACGGTCCAGACGACCGAACAGCTGAAGGCCCAGGGCATCACCACGGTGTCGGACGCCATCCGCAGCCTGTCGGCCGACAACTCGGGCTCGATCCCGGCAGCCTTCGGCAGCGGCTTCGCCGCCGGATCGACCGGCGTGTCGCTGCGCGGCCTGTCGGTCAACTCGACCCTGGTCATGATCGACGGCCTGCGCAACGCCAACTACCCGCTGGCCGATGACGGCCAGAAGGCGTTCGTCGACCTGAACTCGATCCCGTTCAACGCGGTCGAGCGCATCGAGACCCTGAAGGACGGCGCCTCGTCGCTGTACGGCGCCGACGCCATCGGCGGCGTGGTCAACATCATCATGAAGTCGAACTACCAGGGCATGTCCGCCGACGCCTCGTACGGCAAGAGCGAGCATGGCGGCGGCGACCAATATCGCTTCAACGGCGACGTCGGCTACGGCGACCTGGATACCGACAAGTACAACGTCTATTTCGACGTCGAGTACCAGCTGGACAAGCGCATCCGTGGCGACCAGCGCGGCTTCCCCTACAACACCAACGATCTCAGCTCGATCCCAGGCGGCGCGAACAACAACCCGCAGACCGGTGGCAGCACCTTCTACGGCAACATCAAGCGCGCCACCCTGGGCACGCCGGGCAACCTGGCCACCGGCGTCGCCATCGACGACCCGACCAACGTCTGGCAACCCCTGCGCACCTGCGGCGCCGGCGCCCCGCTGACCAACCAGTTCGATGAAGACGGTCTGCTGATGGGCTCGTACTGCGCCCAGAACATCGCCGACTTCGGCGACATCCAGCCCAAGCAGTCGCGCGTCGGCACGTATGGTCGCTTCACGATCAAGCCGAACGACAACTTCGAAGCCTATCTGTCGGGCAGCTTCATCCAGTCGAAGACCTCGGTGAACGGCACCCCGGTCACCATCTCGTCGAGCACGCCCAACAACCTGTCGAACCTGGTCCTGCCGGTCTACATCTGCTCGGCTGGCGTCTCGTGCGCCACCGCCGCCGATCGCACCCTGAACCCGAACAACCCGTTCGCCTCGACGGGCGACTACGCGCTGATCAAGTACCGCTTCAGCGACCTGCCGGCCACGGCGCGCTACACCAACCGCATGTTCCGTGTGGTCGGCGGCGTGAAGGGCGACATCAACGACTGGAACTACCAGGCCAATGTCGTCATCGCGCACGACACCCTGGAGAGCGCCCAGACCGGCTTCCTCAGCTACAAGCAGCTGATGAGCGACATCCAGACGGGCGCCTACAACTTCGTCGACCCGTCGAAGAACAGCCAGGCCGTCCGCAACGCCCTATCGCCGGTCCTGGCCAAGACCTCGACCACCGACATGGACTCGGTGAACGTCCAGGCCTCGCACGCCCTGTTCAGCCTGCCGGGCGGCGACGCTCAGCTGGGGATCGGTGGCGAGTTCCGCTACGAGGCCACGAACGACCCGGCCCTGAACCCGGTCAACGACGCGCAAGGTCTGGGCAACGCCCGCACCGAGGGCAACCGCACCGTCGCCTCGGCCTTCGCCGAAGTCGGCCTGCCGGTGACCACGCAGCTCGAGGTCAATCTCTCGGGTCGCTACGACCACTATTCGGACTTTGGCGGCAACTTCTCCCCGAAGATCGGCGTCAAGTTCACGCCCATCAAGACGGTCGCCTTGCGCGGCACGATCTCGAAGGGCTTCCGCGCGCCGTCGTTCTCGGAAGCCGGCAACTCGGCCAGCCAGGGCTTCACGACGTTCTCGTTCAAGGCCGACCAGTACGCCGCGTTCCGTGATTCCCACGGCAACAACGAGTACACCAAGGCCTACTCGCTCTCGTCGATCACCACGGCCAATCCGGACCTGAAGCCGGAGAAGTCGACCAGCTACACCTTCGGCGCCGTGTGGGCTCCCACCCGCGCCTTCAGCGTCTCGCTGGACTACTACCACATCAAGAAGAACGACGTGATCGCGCAAGCCAGCGCGGGCACGGCCCTGGCCGCCTACTACTCGGGCCAGGCCATCCCGGCCGGCTACACCGTCGTGGCCGACGCGATCGACCCGGAACACCCAACCGCCCTGGCGCGCGTGCTCTCGGTCGCCTCGCCCTACATCAACGCCGACTCGCTGGTGACCAGCGGTCTGGACCTCAACGTCCAGGCCACGTTCTACCTGCCGGCCGACGTGAAGTGGACGAGCAACCTCGATGCCACGACCATCTTCGACTACAAGTACACCCAGGACGGCACGACCTATAACTATGTGGGCAAGGAAGCCCCGTACGTGCTGTCGTCGGGCGCGGGTACGCCGAAGAACCGCCTGTCTTGGATGAACACCTTCGAGCGCGGCCCCATCCACGTGACGGGCACCATGAGCTACGTCTCGGGCATGCGCGAAGAGGACGACAGCTACGACAGCGCCTGCCTCTACGGCGACTCGAACTTCAACTGCCGCATCAAGTCGTTCACGACCGTCGACCTGACGGGCGCCTACGACGTTACGAAGAACGCGACGGTCTATGCCGACGTGATGAACCTGTTCGACACCGGCCCGATGTTCAACCCGGCCAACTACGCCGGCGTGAACTGGAACCCGACCTATTCGCAGTCGGGCATCGTGGGCCGCTACTTCCGCGTGGGCGTCCGCCTGAAGTACTAG
- a CDS encoding glycoside hydrolase family 88/105 protein, producing MRRIAAALACLTLSVSGALAAPAPAASPPSQVSDPAASALTLGRAVADWQLRHMDGKFDYVQTHRPGTQNPRGWIQGAFYVGLAAFAERTGDTGYAQALRAHGVEQDWGLGKRPLHADDHVIAQSWIWLNLRDRDPAQIAPVKARFDAILADPPHADLKFIDGTEDQPCQARWCWSDALFMAPPTWTALSAATHDPRYAAYGDREFWASTDYLLDKGESLYFRDSRYFDRRDDQGRKIFWSRGNGWAYAGIVNILKTLPADHPDRPRYVALFRKMSARLVSLQKPDGYWSVSLLAPEHSPPETSGTGFFVYGLAWGVNQGLLKDPKYVRSARLGWSALVNAVASDGKLGWVQQVGYAPDHVEAGDTQLYGSGAFLLAASEVSRSRF from the coding sequence ATGCGCAGGATCGCCGCCGCCTTGGCCTGCCTGACCTTGAGCGTCTCCGGCGCGCTCGCCGCGCCGGCTCCGGCGGCATCGCCACCGTCCCAGGTCTCCGATCCGGCCGCCTCGGCCCTGACCCTGGGCCGCGCCGTCGCCGACTGGCAGCTGCGCCACATGGACGGCAAGTTCGACTACGTCCAGACCCATCGCCCCGGGACGCAGAACCCGCGCGGTTGGATCCAGGGCGCCTTCTATGTCGGCCTGGCCGCCTTCGCCGAGCGAACCGGCGACACAGGCTACGCCCAGGCCCTGCGCGCCCATGGCGTCGAGCAGGACTGGGGCCTGGGCAAGCGCCCCCTGCACGCCGACGACCACGTCATCGCCCAGAGCTGGATCTGGCTGAACCTGCGCGACCGCGACCCAGCCCAGATCGCCCCGGTCAAGGCGCGCTTCGACGCCATCCTGGCCGACCCGCCCCACGCCGACCTCAAGTTCATCGACGGCACGGAAGACCAGCCGTGCCAGGCCCGCTGGTGTTGGAGCGACGCCCTGTTCATGGCCCCGCCGACCTGGACCGCCCTGTCGGCCGCGACCCACGACCCGCGCTACGCCGCCTATGGCGACCGGGAGTTCTGGGCCAGCACCGACTACCTGCTGGATAAGGGCGAGAGCCTCTATTTCCGCGACAGCCGCTACTTCGACCGTCGCGACGACCAGGGCCGCAAGATCTTCTGGAGCCGCGGCAACGGCTGGGCCTATGCGGGGATCGTCAACATCCTGAAGACCCTGCCGGCCGATCATCCCGACCGACCGCGTTACGTCGCCCTGTTCCGCAAGATGTCCGCGCGACTGGTGTCGCTGCAGAAGCCGGACGGCTACTGGTCGGTGTCACTGCTGGCGCCCGAGCACAGCCCGCCGGAGACCAGCGGGACGGGGTTCTTCGTCTACGGCCTGGCCTGGGGCGTGAACCAGGGGCTGCTAAAGGATCCGAAGTACGTCCGGTCGGCCCGCCTGGGCTGGTCGGCCCTGGTCAACGCCGTGGCGTCCGACGGCAAGCTGGGTTGGGTGCAGCAGGTCGGCTACGCGCCCGACCATGTCGAGGCCGGCGATACCCAGCTGTACGGCTCCGGCGCCTTCCTGCTGGCTGCCTCGGAAGTCTCCCGCAGCCGATTCTAG
- a CDS encoding alginate lyase family protein, producing the protein MSASIRVAILCASLAAGVVIAAPAVAAAPVCRADDGYAAAFDGRRTFRWKPQGLAAARTEAKGGAAYQALIARADKALAGPVYSVVDKSRTPPSGDKHDYISMGPYWWPDPAQPNGEPYIRKDGEVNPERNTNAFDAGRMDAMAGAVEALSLAYYFTGKDAYATKAAQLLRTWFLDPATRMNPSMTYAQGVPGRTPGRAEGVLDTYRLLRVVESIGVLAPSKALTAAEQKGLEVWFGDYAAWMQTAPTGQQERAARNNHGLWYDYQLAAFALFARQPDLARSVLAGVGKARIDPQIEADGKLPEELARTKALHYSYFALEPLVGMAELGPCVGVDLWNYKGPKGQGIRAAFDHLAPFVGNEAAFPYKDLKPEDATKEALPLYDLAARAYGDAGFAAKADLIAKSTPAAQSRLIIAPYRK; encoded by the coding sequence ATGTCCGCTTCGATCCGCGTCGCGATTCTGTGCGCGAGCCTGGCCGCCGGGGTTGTCATCGCCGCGCCCGCCGTCGCGGCGGCGCCCGTGTGCAGGGCCGACGACGGCTATGCCGCCGCGTTCGATGGCCGCCGCACCTTCCGCTGGAAGCCGCAGGGGCTGGCGGCGGCCAGGACCGAGGCGAAGGGCGGGGCGGCCTACCAGGCGCTGATCGCGCGCGCCGACAAGGCCCTGGCCGGGCCGGTCTACAGCGTCGTGGACAAGAGCCGAACGCCGCCCAGCGGCGACAAGCACGACTACATCTCCATGGGCCCCTACTGGTGGCCCGACCCCGCCCAGCCAAACGGCGAGCCCTATATCCGCAAGGACGGCGAGGTGAACCCCGAGCGGAACACCAACGCCTTCGACGCGGGCCGCATGGACGCCATGGCCGGCGCGGTCGAGGCCCTGTCGCTAGCCTACTATTTCACCGGCAAGGACGCCTACGCGACCAAGGCCGCCCAGTTGCTGCGGACCTGGTTCCTGGATCCGGCCACGCGGATGAACCCGTCGATGACCTATGCGCAGGGCGTGCCCGGCCGCACGCCCGGCCGGGCCGAAGGCGTGCTGGACACCTATCGCCTGCTGCGCGTGGTCGAGTCGATCGGCGTGCTGGCGCCGTCCAAGGCCCTGACCGCCGCCGAGCAGAAAGGCTTGGAGGTCTGGTTCGGCGACTATGCGGCCTGGATGCAAACGGCGCCCACGGGCCAGCAGGAGCGGGCGGCCAGGAACAACCACGGCCTTTGGTACGACTATCAGCTGGCCGCCTTCGCCCTGTTCGCCCGCCAGCCGGACCTGGCCCGGAGCGTGCTGGCGGGCGTCGGCAAGGCGCGCATCGATCCGCAGATCGAGGCCGACGGCAAGCTGCCCGAGGAGCTCGCGCGGACCAAGGCGCTGCACTACAGCTACTTCGCCCTGGAGCCGCTGGTCGGCATGGCCGAGCTCGGGCCCTGCGTCGGCGTCGACCTCTGGAACTACAAGGGGCCGAAGGGGCAGGGGATCCGCGCCGCCTTCGACCACCTGGCCCCATTCGTCGGGAACGAGGCGGCTTTTCCCTACAAGGACCTCAAGCCCGAGGACGCCACGAAAGAGGCCCTGCCGCTCTACGACCTGGCCGCCCGGGCCTATGGTGACGCCGGTTTCGCCGCTAAGGCCGACCTGATCGCCAAGTCGACGCCGGCGGCGCAAAGCCGCCTGATCATCGCGCCGTACCGAAAGTAG
- a CDS encoding dihydrofolate reductase family protein, producing MRKLKVAAFVSLDGVMQAPGGPEEDPSGGFAFGGWLPPITDEAVGQAVGDLFDKPFDLVLGRRTYDIFAGYWPLHDEHPIGKAFNATTKHVATRDPDLALAWNNSRWLGADPVAEIRRLKAQDGPELLTQGSADFLRTLFAADVVDDLQTITFPVMLGAGKRLFQDGVAPRAWRLTEAKITPGGSIVGRYAKAGAVETGSFMGD from the coding sequence ATGAGAAAGCTGAAAGTCGCCGCGTTCGTCAGCCTGGACGGCGTAATGCAGGCCCCGGGCGGGCCCGAGGAGGATCCGTCGGGCGGCTTCGCCTTCGGCGGGTGGCTCCCGCCGATCACCGACGAGGCGGTCGGCCAGGCGGTCGGCGATCTGTTCGACAAGCCCTTCGACCTGGTCCTGGGCCGGCGGACCTACGACATCTTCGCCGGCTACTGGCCGCTGCACGATGAGCACCCGATCGGCAAGGCGTTCAACGCCACGACCAAGCACGTCGCCACCCGCGATCCGGACCTCGCGCTGGCCTGGAACAACAGCCGCTGGCTGGGCGCCGACCCGGTGGCCGAGATCCGGCGGCTGAAGGCTCAGGATGGTCCCGAGCTTCTGACCCAGGGCTCGGCCGACTTCCTGCGGACCCTGTTCGCCGCCGATGTCGTCGACGACCTGCAGACCATCACCTTCCCGGTGATGCTGGGCGCCGGCAAGCGGCTGTTCCAGGACGGCGTGGCCCCGCGCGCCTGGCGCCTGACCGAAGCCAAGATCACCCCCGGCGGCTCGATCGTCGGCCGCTACGCCAAGGCGGGCGCGGTGGAGACGGGCAGCTTCATGGGGGACTGA
- a CDS encoding FadR/GntR family transcriptional regulator — protein MTTSTAETRKLYQQVANSIADAIRDGVHRPGQRLPSERDLAEDYKVSRPTVREAMIALEIRGLVEARHGSGVYVTETPRPEAPAPDLDIGAFELTEARRLIEGEVAALAAATISDEELAELASIMDEMVVENDNNVKGERADRRFHVTIARASRNSALVTVVENLWDLRYKSPLCRAMLERARQVGVRPRIDDHQEILMALRERDPASARNAMREHLGRVIDNLLTATEIDALERARNEVAARRTELARRSAI, from the coding sequence ATGACCACCTCCACGGCCGAAACCCGCAAGCTCTACCAACAAGTGGCCAACTCCATCGCCGATGCGATTCGCGATGGCGTGCATCGGCCGGGTCAGCGCCTGCCGTCGGAACGCGACCTGGCCGAGGACTACAAGGTCAGCCGCCCCACCGTGCGCGAGGCGATGATCGCCCTGGAGATCCGCGGCCTAGTCGAGGCCCGTCATGGCTCGGGCGTCTATGTCACCGAGACCCCGCGCCCCGAGGCGCCGGCGCCGGACCTCGACATCGGCGCCTTCGAGCTGACCGAGGCTCGCCGCCTGATCGAGGGCGAGGTCGCCGCCCTGGCGGCCGCGACGATCAGCGACGAGGAGCTGGCCGAGCTGGCCTCGATCATGGACGAGATGGTCGTCGAGAACGACAACAACGTGAAGGGCGAACGGGCCGACCGCCGCTTCCACGTCACCATCGCCCGCGCCAGCCGCAACAGCGCCTTGGTCACCGTCGTCGAGAACCTCTGGGACCTGCGCTACAAGTCGCCGCTGTGCCGCGCCATGCTGGAGCGCGCCCGCCAGGTCGGCGTGCGCCCACGCATCGACGACCACCAGGAAATCCTGATGGCCCTGCGCGAACGCGATCCCGCCAGCGCCCGCAACGCCATGCGCGAGCATCTGGGCCGGGTCATCGACAACCTGCTGACCGCCACCGAGATCGACGCTCTGGAACGGGCCCGCAACGAAGTGGCCGCGCGGCGCACGGAACTGGCGCGCCGCTCGGCGATCTAG
- the manD gene encoding D-mannonate dehydratase ManD, with amino-acid sequence MLKIIDAKVIVTCPGRNFVTLKITTEDGTTGVGDATLNGRELAVVSYLKDHMIPCLIGRDAHQIEDTWQFFYRGSYWRGGPVGMSALAAVDMALWDIKAKVAGLPLYQLLGGASRVGVTVYGHANGETIDDTIAEAVKYKAMGYKAIRLQTGVPGLASTYGVSGDKMFYEPADGNLPTENVWSTSAYLSHAPKLFAKAREVLGWDVHLLHDVHHRLTPIEAARLGKDLEPYRLFWLEDSVPAENQAGFRLIRQHTTTPLAVGEIFSNVWDCKTLIEEQLIDYLRATVLHAGGITNLRKIAAFADLHHVKTGCHGATDLSPVTMAAALHLGMAIPNFGLQEYMRHTPETDAVFPHAYTFNDGMLHPGDKPGLGVDIDETLAAKYDYKRAYLPVNRLQDGTMFNW; translated from the coding sequence ATGCTGAAGATCATCGACGCCAAGGTCATCGTCACCTGCCCCGGCCGCAATTTCGTGACCTTGAAGATCACGACCGAGGACGGCACCACCGGCGTCGGCGACGCCACGCTGAACGGCCGCGAGCTGGCGGTGGTCAGTTATCTGAAAGATCATATGATTCCCTGCCTCATCGGTCGCGACGCGCACCAGATCGAGGACACCTGGCAGTTCTTCTACCGCGGCTCGTACTGGCGCGGCGGTCCGGTGGGCATGAGCGCCCTGGCCGCCGTCGACATGGCGCTGTGGGACATCAAGGCCAAGGTGGCGGGCCTGCCGCTGTATCAGCTGCTGGGCGGCGCAAGCCGGGTCGGCGTCACCGTCTACGGCCACGCCAACGGCGAGACGATCGACGACACCATCGCCGAGGCCGTGAAGTACAAGGCCATGGGCTACAAGGCCATCCGCCTGCAGACCGGCGTGCCGGGCCTGGCCAGCACCTACGGCGTGTCGGGCGACAAGATGTTCTACGAGCCGGCCGACGGGAACCTGCCGACCGAGAACGTCTGGTCGACCTCAGCCTATCTGAGCCACGCGCCCAAGCTGTTCGCCAAGGCCCGTGAGGTGCTGGGCTGGGACGTGCACCTGCTGCACGACGTCCACCATCGCCTGACCCCGATCGAGGCCGCGCGCCTGGGTAAGGATCTGGAGCCCTACCGCTTGTTCTGGCTGGAGGACTCGGTCCCGGCCGAGAACCAGGCCGGCTTCCGCCTGATCCGCCAGCACACCACCACGCCGCTGGCCGTGGGTGAGATCTTCTCGAACGTCTGGGACTGCAAGACCCTGATCGAGGAGCAGCTGATCGACTATCTGCGCGCCACCGTGCTGCACGCGGGCGGCATCACCAATCTGAGGAAGATCGCGGCCTTCGCCGACCTGCACCACGTCAAGACCGGCTGCCACGGCGCCACCGACTTGTCGCCGGTGACCATGGCCGCGGCCCTGCACCTGGGCATGGCGATCCCGAACTTCGGCCTGCAGGAATACATGCGACACACGCCGGAGACGGACGCGGTGTTCCCGCACGCCTACACGTTCAACGATGGCATGCTGCACCCCGGCGACAAGCCGGGCCTGGGCGTCGACATCGATGAGACCCTGGCCGCCAAGTACGACTATAAGCGCGCCTATCTGCCGGTGAACCGCCTGCAGGACGGGACGATGTTCAACTGGTAA
- a CDS encoding VOC family protein, translating into MIGYTLIGSNDLGKAKAFYGTIGVGRLMEFPTGGCAWGADWSKPMFGVGKPYDGQAATFGNGTMIAIVLDERGKVDALYDKAIALGGKCEGGPGVRGDEGPQAFYAAYFRDLDGNKLCAFRMGPAQ; encoded by the coding sequence ATGATCGGATACACCCTGATCGGCAGCAACGACCTGGGCAAGGCCAAGGCCTTCTATGGGACCATCGGCGTCGGTCGCCTGATGGAATTCCCGACCGGCGGCTGCGCCTGGGGCGCGGACTGGAGCAAGCCGATGTTCGGCGTCGGCAAGCCCTATGACGGCCAGGCCGCCACCTTCGGCAACGGCACGATGATCGCCATCGTGCTGGACGAGCGCGGCAAGGTCGACGCGCTGTACGACAAGGCCATCGCCCTGGGCGGCAAGTGCGAGGGTGGTCCCGGCGTGCGTGGCGACGAGGGGCCCCAGGCGTTCTACGCGGCCTATTTCCGCGACCTCGACGGCAACAAGCTGTGCGCGTTCCGGATGGGCCCGGCTCAGTAG
- a CDS encoding low affinity iron permease family protein, giving the protein MDKLFAKFANVTAKITGSPPAFLACVALVVVWAVSGPIFKFSETWQLVINTGTTIITFLMVFLIQNTQNRDGIALQTKLDELIRATTDAENEFIGIEKLTDKELEAMHAHCKARADRSVRALQRAAAEKDARVAKQAKTGKPVAADKKQPSARAQASRRAKALRAGHPN; this is encoded by the coding sequence GTGGACAAGCTGTTCGCCAAGTTCGCCAATGTCACCGCCAAGATCACCGGCAGCCCGCCGGCGTTCCTGGCCTGCGTCGCCCTGGTGGTGGTCTGGGCGGTGAGCGGGCCGATCTTCAAGTTTTCCGAGACCTGGCAGCTGGTGATCAACACCGGCACGACGATCATCACCTTTCTGATGGTGTTCCTGATCCAGAACACCCAGAATCGCGACGGCATCGCGCTGCAGACCAAGCTGGACGAACTGATCCGCGCCACCACCGACGCCGAGAACGAGTTCATCGGCATCGAGAAGCTGACCGACAAGGAGCTGGAGGCCATGCACGCCCACTGCAAGGCGCGCGCGGATCGCAGCGTGCGCGCCCTGCAGCGCGCCGCCGCTGAAAAGGACGCGCGGGTGGCCAAACAGGCCAAGACCGGAAAGCCCGTCGCCGCCGACAAGAAGCAGCCCTCGGCCCGCGCCCAGGCTTCGCGTCGCGCCAAGGCCTTGCGCGCCGGCCATCCCAATTAG
- a CDS encoding MFS transporter: protein MLGAIVNYLTRSTMGVAAPTILKDLGISVKEYSWITSAFQLGIMLQPICGYVLDTLGLRTGFAVFAAAWSLIAMAHGLASNWQGFAMLRGLLGLAEGSAQPAGMKAVATWFPAKERGFAGGMFNIGASLGSVLAPPLVVWAALTWNWRAAFVLTGAIGLAWVALWLVFYRSPDQHPSMTEDERARVAAGQEAHLVDAGTRPSIVSILKQGKFWGIALPRFLADPTWGTLSFWVPLYLSHTRGFDLKQIAMFVWLPFVAADLGCLFGPVIAHFLQKRGVSLINARRWAFTVGAAMMTGMMFVGRVESPYAAIALLCLGGFAHQTLSVTVITMASDLFRRDEVATVAGLAGMMGNLGVLLFSLLIGGLVTKIGYDPFFVALGVLDILGAVVLWTFVKDRVAPGARPVSQIPNP, encoded by the coding sequence ATGCTGGGCGCGATCGTCAACTACCTGACGCGCTCGACCATGGGCGTGGCCGCGCCGACGATCCTGAAGGATCTCGGCATCTCGGTGAAGGAGTATTCCTGGATCACCAGCGCTTTCCAGCTGGGGATCATGCTGCAGCCGATCTGCGGCTACGTGCTCGACACCCTGGGCCTGCGCACCGGCTTCGCCGTCTTCGCCGCCGCCTGGTCCCTGATCGCCATGGCTCACGGCCTGGCCAGTAATTGGCAGGGCTTCGCCATGCTGCGCGGCCTGCTGGGTCTGGCCGAGGGCTCGGCCCAGCCGGCGGGCATGAAGGCGGTGGCCACCTGGTTCCCGGCCAAGGAGCGCGGCTTCGCCGGCGGGATGTTCAACATCGGCGCGTCGCTCGGCTCGGTGCTGGCGCCGCCGCTGGTGGTGTGGGCGGCCCTGACCTGGAACTGGCGGGCGGCGTTCGTCCTGACGGGCGCGATCGGCCTGGCTTGGGTGGCGTTGTGGCTGGTCTTCTACCGTTCGCCCGACCAGCATCCGTCGATGACCGAGGACGAGCGCGCGCGTGTCGCCGCCGGTCAGGAGGCCCACCTGGTCGACGCCGGAACCCGGCCATCGATCGTCTCGATCCTGAAGCAGGGCAAGTTCTGGGGCATCGCCCTGCCGCGCTTCCTGGCCGATCCGACCTGGGGCACGCTGTCGTTCTGGGTGCCGCTGTATCTGTCGCACACGCGCGGCTTCGACCTGAAGCAGATCGCCATGTTCGTCTGGCTGCCGTTCGTGGCGGCGGACCTGGGTTGCCTGTTCGGGCCGGTCATCGCCCACTTCCTGCAGAAACGCGGCGTGTCGCTGATCAATGCCCGGCGCTGGGCCTTCACGGTGGGCGCCGCGATGATGACCGGCATGATGTTCGTCGGCCGGGTCGAGAGCCCCTACGCCGCCATCGCCCTGCTGTGCCTGGGCGGCTTCGCGCACCAAACCCTGTCGGTCACCGTCATCACCATGGCCTCGGACCTCTTCCGCCGCGACGAGGTCGCCACCGTGGCCGGCCTGGCCGGGATGATGGGCAATCTGGGGGTCCTCCTGTTCTCGCTGCTGATCGGCGGGCTGGTGACCAAGATCGGCTACGACCCGTTCTTCGTGGCCCTGGGCGTGCTGGACATCCTGGGCGCCGTGGTCCTGTGGACCTTCGTCAAGGACCGCGTCGCGCCGGGCGCGCGACCGGTTAGCCAGATCCCCAATCCGTGA